The following nucleotide sequence is from Streptomyces xiamenensis.
TCAACAGTTCGAGCAAGGGGGCCCGCACGGAGGAGGCAGAGGAACCTTCCTGTCGCCGGTAGAGATCCACGGTGTAGTTGAGCCGACTGACGAAGTCGGAGTCGGAGGCCACCCTGAGTCCGTTGCGAAACCAGCGATAGAGGGCACCGAGCCGGTCGTGTCCCTGGGCCGCGGCCACGGAGAGGTAGAGACTGTTCGGGCGCAGGAGCTCTGAGATCACCTTGCGCCGTCCGGTGAGCCAGCGCCCGAAGCTGGGCACGGGGTTCTCCTCGGAGCGTACGTAGAGCTTGCGACGGTGCCCGTCATGGAAGTAGTAGAGCCATTCCCTCAGGACCTGTCTGTCATCGACGGTGAACCCGAACTCGTAGCGGGTTCCCTCCACCACGCAGTCCATCTCGTAGGTGCTGGGGAAGGCGCCCGGATCGGTGCACAGCGTGAATGGTCGCCGTGGGACTCCTCCGTCCGGATCCCAGCGACGGAACGAGGAGAGCACCGCGTAACGCATCCAGACCAGGGCGTTGAGAACATTGGACTTGCCGGAGGCGTTGGGGCCGTAGATCGCAGCCACCGGCAGTACACGGTGCCGGGTGTCGGGTACCCCACGTTCGGCCCGGTCGGGGTGCTCGTCGCTTGCGATGAGTGAGAGTTGCTGTTCGTAGCGGAGCGACGCATGGTTGGTCACTTGAAACCGCAGAAGCACGGAAGCCTTCCTTGACCAGCATCGATGTTGTTTTAGGGGCTCTACTGTCGAACTCTGACCATACCGCCCTCTCATCGACATCGACCAGTGTTATCACCCGTGAGTGAACGACGATGGGGCACGATAGTGAGGGTGGCTCCCAGCGGCTGATTTTTTTGCGGTGGTGGCCGAGTCCGTACCGGCGCCGGGGGAGAGGGGCCCCGGTCGGCGTCCTTGATCTCCGGAGGTATGTGTGTCCTGCTTGATCGTGCAAAGCGACAAGACGCTCCTGCTCGAAGTGGATCACGAGCGGGCCGAGGAGTGCCGGCGGGCCATCGCGCCCTTCGCCGAGCTGGAGCGGGCCCCGGAGCACATCCACACCTACCGGGTGACCCCGCTGGGGCTGTGGAACGCGCGAGCCGCCGGGCACGACGCCGAGCAGGTCGTCGACGCCCTCGTCACCCACTCGCGCTACCCGGTGCCGCAGTCGCTGCTGGTCGACGTGGCCGAGACCATGGCGCGCTACGGGCGGCTCAGCCTCGTCAAGCACCCGGCGCACGGTCTGGTCCTGCAGAGCACCGACCGGCCGGTGCTGGAGGAGATCCTCCGTTCCAAGCGCATCAAGCCGCTGGTCGGGGAGCGGATCGACGCCGATCAGGTGGCCGTGCACCCCTCCGAGCGCGGCCAGATCAAGCAGGCGCTGCTCAAGCTGGGCTGGCCGGCCGAGGACCTGGCCGGGTACGTGGACGGTGAGGCGCACCCCATCGAGCTGGCGGAGGACGGCTGGAGTCTGCGCCCGTACCAGCGGCAGGCGGTGGACGGGTTCTGGCACGGCGGTTCCGGGGTGGTCGTGCTGCCCTGTGGCGCCGGGAAGACGCTGGTGGGGGCGGGCGCGATGGCGACCGCCAAGTCCACCACGCTGATCCTGGTGACGAACACCGTCTCGGCGCGGCAGTGGAAGGCCGAGCTGATGCGCCGTACCAGCCTGACCGAGGAGGAGATCGGCGAGTACAGCGGCACCCGCAAGGAGATCCGGCCGGTCACCATCGCCACCTACCAGGTGCTGACGGTGAAGCGGAAGGGCGTGTACCCGCATCTGGAGCTGTTCGACTCCCGGGACTGGGGCCTGGTCGTCTATGACGAGGTGCATCTGCTGCCGGCGCCGGTCTTCAAGTTCACCGCCGACCTCCAGGCGCGGCGGCGGCTGGGGCTGACGGCGACGCTGGTGCGCGAGGACGGGCGCGAGTCGGACGTGTTCTCGCTGATCGGCCCGAAGCGCTTCGACGCGCCGTGGAAGGAGATCGAGGCGCAGGGGTACATCGCGCCGGCGGACTGCGTGGAGGTACGGGTCGATCTGACCGAGTCGGAGCGGCTGGCGTACGCGATGGCGGAGGCCGAGGAGAAGTACCGTTTCTGCGCCACGACCGACTCCAAGCGCCGCGTCACCGAGGCCCTGGTGCGCAAGCACGCGGGGCAGCAGACTCTCGTCATCGGCCAGTACATCGATCAGCTGGACGAGCTGGGCGAGTCGCTCGGCGCCCCGGTGATCAAGGGGGAGACCAGCAACGCGCAGCGCGAGAAGCTCTTCCAGGCGTTCCGGGAGGGCGAGCTGAACGTGCTGGTGGTCTCCAAGGTCGCGAACTTCTCCATCGACCTGCCGGAGGCCACGGTCGCCATCCAGGTGTCCGGGACCTTCGGGTCGCGCCAGGAGGAGGCCCAGCGGCTGGGCCGGGTGCTGCGCCCCAAGGCGGACGGGCACGAGGCCCGCTTCTACTCGGTGGTCGCCCGGGACACCATCGACCAGGACTTCGCCGCCCACCGGCAGCGCTTCCTCGCCGAGCAGGGCTACGCCTACCGGATCATGGACGCCGGCGAGCTGCGGGAATCCCCTGAGCCGGATGGTGCCTGAGCGGTCCGACAACGCCCGCGTCCGTGTCGACGCGGCCCAGCAGCACCACCTCGAACGCCGAGCCCAGCCACACCCGGGTGGCGCGCAGCGCGTTCCCCAGCCGGTGCCTGGGGTGGGGCAGGGGCCCGGTGGCGGAGGCCCCGTGGGTTCCGTGAACCGTCGTGGTACTCATGGGTCCAGCGTGCTCCCGGTCACAGGGGTACGTCATCGGTCTTTCGACCTAATGTCCGACTGTGTCCCCTTAAGGGGTGGCTCAGGGGTGCCACTGGGCCGGGAGAAAGGGTTTGCGTTCGCAGCGGGCCGCGCCTAAGGTGCTGCGTCTGCCTCCCTCCCGGTCGGGAGTGGAGCCGGCCGCACGGTACCGGCCGGCACCCCCTTTCTCGTCACTTTCGCCCCGGAGGCTTCGCCATGCCCGCGGACCAGCCGTCCCCCTCCACCCCCCTGGACGCGGAGCGCGCCCACCTCGCGGCCTCCCGCGCGGCGCTGCGCACCATGCGCGCCGAGGCGGAGGGCCTGGACATCAGCGACGTCACCGCGAACTGGGTCAACGCCGAGGTGCTCGCCTCCGAGCTCGCCCAGCGCATCAAGTCCCTGGCCGACCTGGCCCACACCCCGCTGTTCTTCGGCCGCGTCGACTACGAGCACGACCTCGGCGAGGCGGACGACGAGACCGGCCGCCGCTTCTACATCGGCCGCCGGCACGTGCACGACGCGGACGGCGACCCCATGGTCATCGACTGGCGTGCCCCTGCCTCCCGCCCCTACTACGGCGCCTCGAAGAAGGACCCACAGGACGTCGCGCTGCGCCGCCGCTTCGGCTACGACGGCGGCGAGCTGACCGCGTACGAGGACGAGCACCTCACCGACCCGGCGGAGGCCGAGCGCTCCTCGGCGCTGCTCCAGCGCGAGATCGAGAAGCCGCGCGTGGGCCCGATGCGGGACATCGTGGCCACCATCCAGCCCGAGCAGGACGAGATCGTGCGGGCCGGGCTGAGCGGCTCGGTGTGTGTGCAGGGGGCGCCGGGCACCGGGAAGACGGCGGTCGGCCTGCACCGGGTCGCGTATCTGCTGTACGCCTACCGCGACCGGCTCGCCCGCAGCGGCACCCTGGTGATCGGACCGAACCGGTCCTTCCTGCGCTACATCGAGCAGGTGCTGCCGGCGCTCGGCGAGCTGGAGGTCAAGCAGGCGACCGTCGATGACCTGGTGGCCGGCGGCGGCATCGAGATCCGGGGCACCGACCCCTCCGGCACGGCCCGCCTCAAGGGCGACGCCCGGATGGCGGAGGTGCTGCGCCGCGCCGTGCGCTCCGGGGTGCGCACCACCCCGGCCGAGGGTGTGGTGGTGGTCCGCGGCTCGCGGCGCTGGCGGGTGCCGGTGGACGAGATCGCCGCGATCGTGACGGAGCTGCTGGCCCGCGACATCCGGTACGGGGCGGCCCGCGACGCGCTGCCGCAGCGGATCGCGCACGCCGTGCTCGTCCGGATGGAGGCGGCCGGGGAGGCGCCGGACGACCGGGTGCAGAACGCGGTGGCCCGTAACCCCGCCGTGAAGGCCGTGGTCAAAGAGGTGTGGCCGCTGGTGGACCCGGTGAAGCTGGTGCTGCGGCTGCTGTCGGACGCGGAGTTCCTGGCCCGGGCGGCCGAGGGGATCCTGGACGAGGAGGAGCAGAAGCATCTGCTGTGGGAACGCCCGGCGCGCGGGGTGAAGTCGGCGCGCTGGTCACCGGCCGACGCGGTCCTGATCGACGAGGCGCGTGACCTGATCGAGCGGACCGGGTCGCTGGGGCATGTGGTGCTCGACGAGGCGCAGGACCTGTCGCCGATGCAGTACCGGGCGGTGGGGCGCCGGTGCAGCACGGGTTCGGTGACGGTACTGGGCGACATCGCGCAGGGCACCACGCCGTGGGCGACCTCGGGGTGGGAGGAGGCGCTGGCCCATCTGGGCAAGCCGGAGGCGGTGGTGGAGGAGCTGACGCAGGGGTTCCGGGTGCCGCGCAAGGTGATCGCGTACGCGTCGCGGCTGCTGCCGGCGATCGCGCCCGAGCTGTCGGAGGCGACCTCCATCCGGGACTCGGAGGGCTCGCTGGTCCTGCGCGAGGTGCCGGTGGAGGAGCTGGACGGGGCGGCGGTGGCGGCGTGCCGGGAGGCGCTGGAGCGGGAGGGCTCGGTGGGCCTGATCGCGGCGGACGCGCGCGTCCCGGTGCTGTCGGCCGCGCTGACGGCGGCCGGGCTCGCCCATCTCACGCCGGGGCAGGAGACATCGGAGTCGGCGCGGCTGACGCTGGTGCCCGCGTCGCTGGCGAAGGGCCTGGAGTACGACTACGTGGTGCTGGACGAGCCGGCGGCGGTCGTGGACGGCGAGCCGGACGAACGGACCGGGCTGCGGCGGCTGTACGTGGCGCTCACCCGTGCGGTGTCGGGGCTGACGGTGGTGCACGCGACGCCGCTGCCGGGGGAGTTGGCCGCGGGCTGACCCCTGGGGCCCGAGTGACCCCGGGGCGGGGTGAACCAACTGCTCGGTACGCGCGTCCGATACCCGAACGCGCGGAGACGACGGGGGAGACGGGATGCCGGAGGCACGGGAGCGGGCGGGGCGGGTGGCCAACCCGGTGACGGCCGGGCTGGCGGTGGTGATGGTGCTGGTCTGGCTGCCCGTGCTGGGCGATGCCGGGGACAGCGGGCCGGCCGCGGGGTTGCCGCTCCTCGTGTCCGCCATGCCCTCCTTCGCCCTGATCACGGGCGTGGGGGACCTGTTCTGGGAGAACGGCCGCCCGGACGGGTTCGTGGTGCCGGCCATCGTGGCCGCCCAGGCGATGAATGTGCTGGTGGGCGGCGCGGTGTACGGGGAGGTCCGTGCGGCGTGGCGGGCCCGGAAGCGGCTCCGCCATCCCGGGCCGGGGGCCGGCTGAGGGAGGGCGCCGGGCCGGCGCGGACGGGGGTTCTCCGTACGGTCCCGTGGCTCAGGGCACCCCGCACAGCCGCAGGACGGCCGTGGTGGTGACCGCCGCGAGGACGACCACGGGCAGGGGGGCGCGGCGCAAGGCGAGCACGGCGGCGACCAGGACCCCGGCGGGGCGTGACCAGCCGGCCGCGCCCTGGCCCTCGGTGAGCGCGGCGGTGGCCACCAGTGCGATGAGCAGCAGGGTCGCGGCGTCGGTGAGCAGGGCGCGGGTGCGGTCGCCCAGGGCGAGGCGGTCGTGCAGCAGCGGGCCCGCGAGCCGGAAGGCGAGGGTGCCCCCGGCGAGGACGGCGATGGCGGTCAGCGGCAGCGTCACGGGGTCTCCGGTGCAGGCGGTGCAGGCGGTGCGGGCGATGCGGACGGTGTCGCCGGGGCACGTGGCCCGGGTGGTGCCTTCGGTGGCGGGGTGTCGCGGAGCAGGGTGAGGGGGAGCGCGGCGAGCGCGAGCAGCACCGGCACCCCGGTGGGCAGCAGCGGGGTGGTGGCGACGGCGAGCACGCCGCCCACCAGCGCGGCCCGGCGGCGGGCGCGCTGCCCGTCGCCGCGTCCGGTGAGGGAGGGCAGCACCAGCGAGAGCAGGATGGCGGGCAGGGCCACGTCCAGGCCCAGCGCGTCGGTGTCGCCGAGGACATCGCCCGCCAGCGCGCCCAGAACGGTGGCGGCGTTCCACACGAGGAAGGCGGCGATGTTGCCGGCCCAGAAGGCGGCCCGGCGCAGGGCCGGGTCCTGGTGCCGCAGGACGAAGCCGACCGAGGCGTCGGTGAGGGTGTGCGCGCCGATGAGCCGGCTCCACCAGCGGGAGCCGAACGAGCCGGCCACGGCGAAGCCGAACGGCAGCAGCCGTGCGTTGAGCACCAGGCCCGCCAGAACGGCGGCCACCGCTCCGCCGCCCGCGAAGATCACCCCCACGGTGACGAACTGGGAGGCGCCCGCGAACACGAACAGGGACATGACGACGGGCACCCACAGGGG
It contains:
- a CDS encoding AAA family ATPase, with translation MLLRFQVTNHASLRYEQQLSLIASDEHPDRAERGVPDTRHRVLPVAAIYGPNASGKSNVLNALVWMRYAVLSSFRRWDPDGGVPRRPFTLCTDPGAFPSTYEMDCVVEGTRYEFGFTVDDRQVLREWLYYFHDGHRRKLYVRSEENPVPSFGRWLTGRRKVISELLRPNSLYLSVAAAQGHDRLGALYRWFRNGLRVASDSDFVSRLNYTVDLYRRQEGSSASSVRAPLLELLRFADLGVRDLRIQEQEEGVKEEQQRIVTALREAVGGHVRVDSLPRHQVQVEHRTAEGIFSLEIDEESSGTRTWIGLLGPVLTSLQQGSVLCVDELDARLHPYLADALVGLFQSAETNPYGAQLVFSTHEASLLGHNARTELKRDQIWFTEKDTEDSTTRLFPLTDFRVRDVHDNLEKRYLSGRYGALPFLDEDVLRHLTEEVSAAGGARGAGKTTESSGGNSSGVP
- a CDS encoding DNA repair helicase XPB; this translates as MSCLIVQSDKTLLLEVDHERAEECRRAIAPFAELERAPEHIHTYRVTPLGLWNARAAGHDAEQVVDALVTHSRYPVPQSLLVDVAETMARYGRLSLVKHPAHGLVLQSTDRPVLEEILRSKRIKPLVGERIDADQVAVHPSERGQIKQALLKLGWPAEDLAGYVDGEAHPIELAEDGWSLRPYQRQAVDGFWHGGSGVVVLPCGAGKTLVGAGAMATAKSTTLILVTNTVSARQWKAELMRRTSLTEEEIGEYSGTRKEIRPVTIATYQVLTVKRKGVYPHLELFDSRDWGLVVYDEVHLLPAPVFKFTADLQARRRLGLTATLVREDGRESDVFSLIGPKRFDAPWKEIEAQGYIAPADCVEVRVDLTESERLAYAMAEAEEKYRFCATTDSKRRVTEALVRKHAGQQTLVIGQYIDQLDELGESLGAPVIKGETSNAQREKLFQAFREGELNVLVVSKVANFSIDLPEATVAIQVSGTFGSRQEEAQRLGRVLRPKADGHEARFYSVVARDTIDQDFAAHRQRFLAEQGYAYRIMDAGELRESPEPDGA
- a CDS encoding AzlC family ABC transporter permease — protein: MLSIWRTLDRDSQRAIVLISVAYSLIGASFGAIAVSGGLPLWVPVVMSLFVFAGASQFVTVGVIFAGGGAVAAVLAGLVLNARLLPFGFAVAGSFGSRWWSRLIGAHTLTDASVGFVLRHQDPALRRAAFWAGNIAAFLVWNAATVLGALAGDVLGDTDALGLDVALPAILLSLVLPSLTGRGDGQRARRRAALVGGVLAVATTPLLPTGVPVLLALAALPLTLLRDTPPPKAPPGPRAPATPSASPAPPAPPAPETP
- a CDS encoding AzlD domain-containing protein, which encodes MTLPLTAIAVLAGGTLAFRLAGPLLHDRLALGDRTRALLTDAATLLLIALVATAALTEGQGAAGWSRPAGVLVAAVLALRRAPLPVVVLAAVTTTAVLRLCGVP
- a CDS encoding HelD family protein; this encodes MPADQPSPSTPLDAERAHLAASRAALRTMRAEAEGLDISDVTANWVNAEVLASELAQRIKSLADLAHTPLFFGRVDYEHDLGEADDETGRRFYIGRRHVHDADGDPMVIDWRAPASRPYYGASKKDPQDVALRRRFGYDGGELTAYEDEHLTDPAEAERSSALLQREIEKPRVGPMRDIVATIQPEQDEIVRAGLSGSVCVQGAPGTGKTAVGLHRVAYLLYAYRDRLARSGTLVIGPNRSFLRYIEQVLPALGELEVKQATVDDLVAGGGIEIRGTDPSGTARLKGDARMAEVLRRAVRSGVRTTPAEGVVVVRGSRRWRVPVDEIAAIVTELLARDIRYGAARDALPQRIAHAVLVRMEAAGEAPDDRVQNAVARNPAVKAVVKEVWPLVDPVKLVLRLLSDAEFLARAAEGILDEEEQKHLLWERPARGVKSARWSPADAVLIDEARDLIERTGSLGHVVLDEAQDLSPMQYRAVGRRCSTGSVTVLGDIAQGTTPWATSGWEEALAHLGKPEAVVEELTQGFRVPRKVIAYASRLLPAIAPELSEATSIRDSEGSLVLREVPVEELDGAAVAACREALEREGSVGLIAADARVPVLSAALTAAGLAHLTPGQETSESARLTLVPASLAKGLEYDYVVLDEPAAVVDGEPDERTGLRRLYVALTRAVSGLTVVHATPLPGELAAG